The Vanessa atalanta chromosome 4, ilVanAtal1.2, whole genome shotgun sequence genome segment attatttacacatatcTAAATGTAGGGACCGAAAGAAATATTTGGCTAAAATACGTTAGGAATACATGATTTTCGTGAAAAAGTACATTAATCTAAGCGACATACGTATAATAtaggataaaaaattgtaaaacaatacaaaaatcgATTAATAAATCGTGATGAAGATCGAgtatttcagttttaaaatattatgcttcaataatttaatcgaGCGCTAAGCTCGCCAATGACTCGGTACCCTGTCGTGAGTTATCTCGAGAGATTCGTTTCGGATCCACGAGGAGGGTgaacgttaaaaataatatttcgatcGCCTAAAGCGAAGCAAACGAAACGAGAGTCGCCCGCGGGTCTCACTCGGGGAGTCACGAGCGGTGGCGCGCGCGGCCGCTGCGTCGGCGCTTGCGGCGCGCGTCGCGCACGAACGCCACGTTGGCGGGGTCGTCGGCCAGCTGCGGGAAGCGCGCCACCGAGTGCACGTCGCGCGCCGCCCAGCCGTCCACCACGCCGTGCGAGATGAGCTCCTCCTTCTCCTCCTCCGTCCACGCGCCGCGGCCCTCCCAGCCCGCCGCCACCAGCGCCTTCTCGCGCTCCCACGCTCGCGCCGCCGCCCGCTTGTGTGCGTGCTTCAGCAACTTGATGCGTTCCGCCGCCGGGTCGACGCCGTAACGCAGCACAATAACCGCTTGCGCCGAACCCTTGCCCACCGCATGTACTCGGACCTAAGAGAAGGAGGAttcaacttttttaaaatatattataaacattgaaaattgACGTGCatttgtatttcattattaaaggacggacaattatttaatattttaaatcaatttcacTGATGCGTAAATAATGCGTAATTTCGGGAATTCAAACACTAGGAATTAccaataaatttcatataattatatagatatataaaaatataattaatacaaaatatgttataaatagacATACCTCCAGTCCTTGGTCGTTAGTTTCGTCTTGCGATACATTGAATTTGCCGGACAATCGTCTCAGTTCCTCCATGTCATCCCTGATTTTCAGTGAATTATCCTTGACAAAGTAGAAAACATCCTGATCGTGTATACTGAAATGGACGTCCAGGAAATAAGAGTTGTTGAATACGGTCGTTATTACATCCTCGACGACGCTGTTAGCGCCATCTGCCACACTTATAAATGCTTTTCCATCTACTCTGGATATGAGAACGCCTTCGCCGAAAACACCACGTTTATAAGATACTCTTGGGAGCAAATTCCTCGTAATTGGTTCCATTTTCAAGAGCGGTGTTGGTACGAATTCGATATCTGACAGTTTATCGTTTAcctggaaaataaataatattcatcaatATTTCGTGCCTAagttcaattatataaaataagttagaCGTACGAATTAAATAGAACCTTTCacacataatttattaagcctagaatgaaataataataataattaaaataccttttCAATGATACACTGTAGACCGGACATAACACCAAAATCGGGAGCAAGCTGAGGTGCTGTAACTGATGTTTTCGGCTGGAATATCATATCTGTTATATATTTAGCTCCCATCATCTTAGTCAGATCATATCCGTACAATCGTAGCCAACTCGCCAAATTAGTCATATACGGAACGTTCTGGTCTCGATTTATAGGATCGTTATTTCTAAACCTGTAGATAAATATGTCTGTAGGCAGGCTTAGTTTAGTTGCAAGATGCTCCCAGCTTGGCGTCATCCATTGTCCAACCACAGGATCATATAATCGATTTTCCAAATACACCAAATTAGTATTGTAATCTAATATACCACCTTGGAAGTCCACTGGTACGTAGAATCCAGGATTGGTGTCTTTCACGATTTTACCAAATGGACTGcgttttatttctttgataatTTCGCCGTTCACATCAAACACAACAAGCGGCGATCCATTGTGATCGGTGGCTACGTAGAAACGTTGATCTTCGGTTTCAATACAAGTAAGAAAGTCTCTCTGATCATACAAAAGACGTACTGTTTTTTCAAGCTTCGGGTAATGCATATGTGTAATAAGATTAGGGGATTGTGGATTTGTATAGAAGAACTGTGTGATATTATCTTTGTCGTCTTTCCAAGCAACCAATCTGTTTCTGTCATCATAATAGTACCACATTTGGAACTTATCTCTCTCAAACGCATGCACGAATTGTCCTCGAGAATTGTATCTGTATTTTTGTTCTCCTCGTCTTATTACAAACCCTCGGCCATCATAGCTGCTAAATTCAATATCTCCGTACTGAACGACTCTGTCACCGATATCATATCCAAGGTAACGTTTCTCTCCATGTTCTATTATGCCAATGATGTTACCGTTTTCATCGTAAACGTATTTCCAGTCGTCTTCGGATCCGACCACTTCCATTAGGTGGCCGTCGTAATTATAACTTACTCGTTCGTTCGATGATGTATCGCCAATCATTATTTTCTTCGATCTTAttctattccttacatcatatTCCAGTTCCAGGCGGAATACGTCGAAAGACTTAATGTTCATAAGAACTGTTTTGATTCTGCCGTGGTCATCGTAATCAGTGATCGTAAAGTATTGTTTGCTCGTGTCTTGCATAACAGATCGATTAAAAGTATTCCTATAGATTCTTAAGTCACTTACTCCTTCAAGAATACCCAAGTTTTGGTTATATTTCAGTCTTAATTGAGGCATCTCTTTACTGTTGATGTTCATATCAATTGTAGAAAGTCTTGCATTGCCatcatattgatatttaaagtgAGCGTTGTTGAGTCCACTCTTAGagttaaatttcattttctcGTCTTTAAGAATACCAGCATGATATTTATAATCCTGTCGAAGCTCATAATCAGGGTCTGTAATTTCTACATTCTTAACAAGATGAGTATTTTCATGATAGACGTATCTGATAGCTGAAGCACCTGCGAGAATTGTTTCTAATTTACCGGTGCTATCGTATACGTAAAGAATTTTTCCAGACTGATGAGGGAATATTTTTGCTAATATGTGACCATCATCATTGTAAAGTATTTCGTATGGATGTCTGTTCATTGGCGAgaagtattgatatttaaaatagccTAATGACGTCATAAGAGCAAACGTATGAATATGACCTCTGGGTGTAGTCAAATTTTGAAGAGCACCAGAATCATCGTAGTCGAGAAGGTAATCACTACCTCTCGGTGTCGTGACTTTCAGTGGTAAGCTCGTGAACATATCTCTAAACGAATATGCTAAGGAAGATCCATCTCCATAACGAATTTCATGCAATCTTCCAGCTCTGTCGTATCCATATGTCTCATTTAGGTCGCCCCATCGCCAACTAGTAAGTCTATTGAATCGGTCGTAGTCTAGTTCAACTTCAGCAAATATACCGCTTCGAGGACCCCACTTCACCGGTCTTGCCATTCTGTCATAAGTGACATTCAATAGTTCTACTTTATCGTCCATAAATACTGCAACAGTAGACGTATCTCTATCATATTCGAGTGTTAAAAGATTTTCTCCATTTACTCTTAGTTTACGACCTATTTGAGCAACTGCTTTACTACTTTTTCCTTTATTGGATTGTAATCTGCGTAAGAAGTAGCGCCATTCGAATCTGTTAGCCAAATCTCCACCAACTTCGGTTCTTTGTTTGGCTGGGACAGGATAACTCTCTCCCAAAATCGGATCGATTTCTGAAAGAATTGTGTATGGAACGGTATCTGTAGATATGACATGTCCCCAAGGCATGCTCGATGATATGCTGCCATCAGtagaaataattgttttcttttcaGCCTCCCCAACTTTAGTATTAACTGACGAACCCTTGATTAATATTGAAACAGGTTTTCTGTTATTTTCACTTACAAGAACGGTTGCGCCTTTAAGACTTAAATCGAATGTGAGATTTATTATTCTTCCAGTAGGAGTGACAGCCGATGTAAGTCTGCCAAATTCATCGTATTTGTATATGTAACTCCTGCCTGTGCTATCATATTTAGCTTTAAGTAATCCTGTAGTTCCATGATAATCGAAAGTTACGTTGAAATTATCGGGTGTTCGTAATTCCTGAAGCATCTTCATACGTGACATTTTTAGCCTACATTTTTGTCCTTTAGTATTTTCAATCGAATTTACCAAGCTTGAATAATCACGTAACAAAAATACCTTGTTTCCAGCGGCATCCGTGACAGTACTTAGCTTTCCATTACTCGTGTTAACAGTATacgtaaatacataattattttctcctGTTAGGATGTTTTTAGTCATAACATGTTGGCCAAATCTGTTAAAGATGTAAGTTTCTTGCGTATCCGGTGCGTAAATTTCATATTCTCGGGCACCACTAGCATCTGGTATGCTCGCCATTACAGAACGTATTCTATAATTAGCTTGATCTGCAATATGAACGATACCATCTGGGCTGACCGTGACTGCTGAAATAGTATTGAATTTAGAGTTCGAAGCTAAGAAATGATCAGCTTCGAAACAGTCACAGCCTCGTTCTAAGCAATTGCACTTTGATTCGGCGCCAGCATAAAGCGAAATTTTTCCATCAGTTGTAATAAGCCGCACTCTATTAATCCTCTGAGAATCACTTTCCGCGACGTAAAGGTCACCGGCTGCGCCGAAAGCAACACTTTGTGGCATTACAAGCGTTGCGTAAGTGGCGAGTTCCATATCATATCCTGTTAAAGGTGACGGACAATGAAGTGGTCTCCCAGCTATTACTTTGACTCGTCCATCCGGTGCCATTTGTAAAATCATATGATCGTCAATTATATGTAAGCTGTTATCCAGCGGATTGATAGATAATTCTGTAGGCCATCGTAAGTGCACTTCTTCTACACTTAAAGTTCCTTCACATGGTATTGGCTTCCAGTGCGCTCTGTGCATGTGATTACCAATAACAGTTGTGATAATACCATCTCTGTCAACCATTCGTATGTTTGTTCCATCAGCAAAATAAAGAACATTGTCAATTGACACAGCTACGCCTTTAGGATATGCTAGTTTTGCATCTCTGGCTAATGCTCCATCACCGCAATGTGCCTCATCACCTGGCAGGCATCTTTCTCCCGAGCCAACTACCGTTTCCCAGTTTCTTTCAGGATCGCTGTAGTCGTCTGTATTACgaactttaattatttgatgAGACTCAGGATCGGAAATATAAAGAGTACCATCCAAAGGTGATAGCGCCATATGGTAGCGGTATGAAACGCGTGTGGCactgaaataaaagaaatatttaatcaataaaatatatagtaataaatctaaataaatgtattatattattttagtatgtgatatatttcattaaaatttcattaagttattaataaaatgttaaaatattgaatgacTTACTTCAATTTAACAATAGTTCGACCAGTTCCGTCTGTATTAATCTTCCGCACAAGGTTAAAATCACCAACAAAGATTGATCCATCGGGGGCTGCAACCAAAGCCACTGGAGCAAGAAGTCTCTGTTTGACTGCAGATCCAGAACATTCGTTACTACAATCTAAAGCACGTTGACGACCGTCTCCCATGGTCGTGATTATGAGACGAGGCTTATGCTTGAGGTAGATATTTGTACCATCGCCTTTTTGGAGAATACCTTGAATGACAAACAAAAGTTACAACGAATCTTACAAATAGTAGCAGAATTTGGTAAAAATCAAGCAACGGTATTAAAATGGATATGATTCAATTAGTCATCATTGTTAAAGTATTTGCAATCTAAAGAACGTTAGATTAATGTAGAGatagtagaaaataaatttaccttCATGGAAATTGTATCGGTGATGTATATCCAAGTTCCATCCACCAACATCAGAGATGCTCATATCGTGACCGCTTAGTTTAGTAGTCTGAACGTTCCAGATAATATCTTTGCAATCTGTGTACTGATAGCCAACTTTTACCAACGCTGTGGTTACTCCATATACCCTTTGTCTGTATACGTTCAATCTATTCCAAGGATATGTGAATTTAATAACTGGATCCGCTTCAAAAGTCTTTTCAAAGAGAATGCCTTCAATGGTTATTCTTAAATGGATTAAGGCTAACGTTGGGGGCACTTTTTCAGGTGTTAACTGCAGTTGAATAGTAGATAGGTATCCAGCGGCTCTTGAGCTGTGATATACCAAGTTCAAACCGGTTCCAGGAATTTGCAAGCTTTCTTGAACCACCTGGGTGATTAAAAATTGAggttaataatcattttaaatgaaaaacaaaaaaaaacatcgaaaatatatattagtgtgTCATTTTTCAGGAAGATGAGTTAAAAGTTATCttttagttattattgaataaatatcttCACAAAACGTTTAACGTTAAAAAATTGTTCATTTAGAAAatcaaaatgatataaattttcaattatgtaTCATAAAATGAACCTGTGATTCAGCTAGTATAGCGCTCTTATCGGGACATGCGCCTTGGAAGCCGTGCTTCCACGTGGCGAGCACGACAGGTTTCATCGCGTCGTAATCGTGCGCGAGACACGCCTGCGGCGGGCCCACACCGCCTTTCTCGTCCGACGTTGTCATCATTACCTCGTCAATTATTACCACCTGGAATGAAAGATTGAAGTTGAGGTTTAGTTGATGGGATTGATATCACGAAGTTTGAATAAACGAAACAAGCAGAGATGATAAACTTTGGACAATGTAACAGATTTCAAATAGCTATGTAATGTATGAAACGTTGTGATAAGCTAATAGTCTGAAAGGCTgattgacaatttatttatatatagatattatttccAATGATTTGTTTCATTGTTCATATGAATTGCATGTAGcgagttatatttttatcacgaCAGAACTCTATAAGAATTTTTACGTGCTAGACTTAATTTAGAGTTTTGTATAGTTTCAAATTAAGACTTAAAAGACTTAATGCCGCTTTGATTGTCGTTTCGCATGTTTTCTGAATGcgcaaaaaataattagttcttAGGAATTTGTTGTGAAGTTGTTTAAGTTGATGTCTACATTAACTAAACAATATAATTcctattatgtataattattacctatacttaattatttagaaatgaatatttaatttaatgggtttataaataataacgtaatacttaacaaaattaatatttaactgaaAGAGTGTTGGAGAatgatattttgatatgatttatttatatagtaataattttacaaaataataattaaggatTGTGTTTATTACGACGTAGCGCAGCGCTGCACAAAGTTGATTTAATGTCTCCCTCCTGAATTCTGTTCCTTTAATTTAAGGGTTAATTTGACTAAATAGAATAATGAGGTATATATGAGCAATCGGTACcctttttttagaaatttgaaGCGCTGTAACGCATGAGCACCGCGATTTACGACTTTATTTACTAAACTTAACCGATTCATCGATCAGAATTTCAATCCGTATTATTATGAAGTAGGtgcaaatttaaatacagtagTAAACTGTTTAAGAGGCAAAGAATTGCATATTTTCTTAACAGTCGTATGTAAAGAGATACAGAATATGAATTTGCGAGAAGGCTTACCTCATTCCAAGGCACGAACACAACTTGAGTAGATCTCTTGAAGGGTGACCTTCCAAAGTGAAGAGTCACAGCCCCGCCGCCATTTACAAGAAGGTCAAACCATCCATCTTCTCTCGTTAGCGTAAACCCTTCCAATGGTGTTGAAGTGGAAACTCTCACTCCGACCAAACCAGAACCGAGTAACGTTACCACTCTACCTCTGATTACAGCTGAGCGGctgaaataatatgttacaaaatttaatgtagagacgatataaaaaaaaaccattttgaTTACTTAAGGGATCAATAACGCCATGCGATGCTAACTAGCGCAAATCATCattgcgtaatatttttatcaattttcaaCTCACTGTTGAGATTGAAATCtagtgaataattttattgtatgctTTTTAATGTGGTCCCTAGTTAAGAATGGCATTGCATggcatgttattaaaatattgatagttggataaaaaattgtgattatACTACTGGGTATTTAAGTGTTCTAAAAAGTAATTATGGGGTAAAAATTCGCTTGAAACGTTTCATTTGTATAATAGGACATTTAATAGgggttaattttattagattaaatattaattaagtgaTCGATGAAATGATGGGATTTTAAAggtattattctaataaatttactaatccAAAACCCAGCTAAGAGAAATAATCTACGTTGACTTCAAAACAGTCTTTGGATACTACATACgaatttttttcaatgtttaatattatggtAACGATAAAAAGCGTAACACAAAACTCACAGgacatatataggtatattaatacATAGCATGCACACAACTATACCGACATAATATATGTTGCCAATTAAGTAGATATAGAAGTACCtaccacatatatataaataaaaataacttaatctaCATTCGAAGGCACACACAATCCTACCTAATTTGATTCTAGTTCTTACCTCGTATTGAAGTGGTTCCAAAACATACTGCGCAGCGGAAAGACGAGAAATTACATAGAATGAGTATCATTGGATACgatattttcaatttagaaGAAGAAATGTTAGAACATGTTAGTGGATTAAACGCatctttaaacataaataacatgCAAGTgccaatttatttaacatatataaacgtttaatttgtttggtattaaaaaacaaataaaaacaattttaaattgaggTGAaggacaaaaataatatatgacacatttttatgtaaataaaacgtaGGATTGACTGGGGCACAACATTGCGTatcttatatatagatatttatttctttatataatatttcaggaTCAATTGATTCAcgatttataagttttattaaagataCTAACGAcacttaaataattcatttagatTTGCTTCTATTAACTTGTCTGATGTAACGGAATTAAAAATCTGTAAGTTCTTTGCTctcttgtttaattatatatgtaatataaaatatcatcaattGATCCTGTCACAAGATTCTAACATCTGACATCGAACACAAATTCTCACCTCTCATTAAACGTTTCCTGCTTAGCGTAGTTCTGCAGACTACCTTCGTCGATAAGGAATTTCATCCTTTCGAAGAAGGAAGCTGTGATCGCTGGCGGTTGTTTTCTAAGTAGAATATCCGTTGGTTTGGGAGACGACACACATAGCTGACTACCTTTGCAGGCGGCACTTTGACAGCATTCTGGATCTTCACAGTCGACTAAACCATCTGAAGAAAGCGTTATATATAATTGGTTAATACgaaataatgtatgtaaatttaattatgtagatCACATTATAAATGTCGGAtagtacatattaaattatgactTCGATTAAAAGATCATAATACACCAAATATTTCATTGAGGTTTTATAAACGAAAAGTATACCTTTGTCGTTGTCTTTGGAATCATCACAAATTTGTTCCTTAAGGGTGGTGCAGTCTGGACCATCCCAGCCATCGAAGCATTTGCACTCCCAGTGCCCATCATTTGCGACCCTACACTGACCATGACCAGCACAGCCCCTGGGGCATCCTTCGAGTGTACAGTGCCTTCCATTCCAGCCAGAGACACAGAGACAAGTTCCGTTCTTGCACTGTCCGTGGTCACTGCAACGGGAATCACAGAGCTTTGATGTACAATACTCTCCCGTCCAGCCTGGGTCGCAAACGCATGATTCACCAACACATCTTCCATGTGGCCCGCAATCCAGATCGCATACCTCTGTAATAAGATTCAATGTGTTGGTAAGAGAACGATGtttggtttttataaaaactctaggagagttttttgaataatttatttagtaatcaaAAAATCCTTtgcaaatgttaatttaatttattttatacatattttacctATTTCTGGTACTATAACAATAATCTTAAACTTTAATCATTACGAAGATAAACGTCAGTAGCTAAAATGAAGTTAAAATTAACCAACAAGCGTACCTTTCGAACAGTCATCACCCGACCATCGAGCATGACAAGTGCAAGTTTGAGTATCAACGTCAAAGGTACCATGTCCAGAACAGTCCGGTAGGCATTGCAAGGCGTCTTTGTCCATAGTAGCACAGTCCAATCCCTTCCAACCTTTTTTACAGACACAAGCACCTTCGATGCAAAATCCGTGACCTGAACAAGTTGGATGGGGACAGTCGACCTCTTCACAGAATTTTCCTTTGTAGCCTCTAACACAAGAACATTTTCCATTCACACAATGACCATGTCCATTGCAGTCTGGTACTTCACATTCGTCATGTCGTAAGGAACATTCTTTGCCTTTCCAGCCAGGGTTGCACTGGCACTCACCATTAATGTATTCACCCCTTTGACTACATAATACTGGACATACGcctaaaattacaaatacaaattgaatattatatagttttaagtaTTATGGTGTATCGTATCatcacaaataatttaatactaattatatttgtaactaaGAACGTTAAAACTCATGCAGtcatcactgaattttcgtgtgttACTTATTTAGTTTTCGGTGacgaaaaaaaacattgtgaggaaacctgtatgtgatGCGTAAAAATCT includes the following:
- the LOC125077546 gene encoding teneurin-m isoform X1, coding for MNGLDRCFFDQRESQQHGDDCGYSYISLGRLHPYGSGSGSSSGSGRRRTRRGLSDSPTAPTTPTSASDNASDATLTDSELPLARDSTLLVQNGMLRSTFDRPDHERCLLEGSRPPPDVPPRNPTMSRLNGRITGNPADLADFEPSCLVRTPSGNFYVPSGDIQKNPSMDYKSNSSCSSPGKQEKSTLERMDRSDRHPAFGAPVPVLPVRNNLRATHFPPAASRFHFRKGLSSRCSWKCTAIVFIVLFVLLLSIASYMSASYFTDNWSYQNAKPCSVLVGDTTDKFPTSKATTLESSNKSITRQHQSSTSSASGKGENHSRPRRSIDWHASLSSVSSTDSSNVDMHELNTSISLTTISLMHGVSSEDNVTQQADATTVAYNASVFSSVGESGNNGILTKNNNNTLNVTINKQINEIDVTTKPQDSVNILSNNELKNKSIELTVDHPAEILDEKNNIAYDPANMQGDSLSSIYSYGLQKLQYLKLLTRLNEVSEELHIYSNESAETENNLEKFHYENDNTTPVPPKQSTRAMPSTSAPLNVTKTVSTESVFTTHNANPQIQHESLDKLKPKDSPSTLITQLTNYTSTESDIFFTTSKTNPKSDHTLLVTESSPTVTNPTDDVYVNSSPNDSKPITSESSTLNVDAESKSSDSIANAKHVLINLTISADDVNNDSYKPLYSLTVTVPTFGEKNEVPTVKITPMNSEPTMPTHFNKPVTIDSTTKAAKTINTENWGGSCECSCPVCENTNSSDDYDDYFEKTKDVTVLSTDYSSTENPSQTSNSYKTELTTEEVADITSNTSDLGTETKYFETDTMDDRTTTDYITATSTESEIITSTEIPKCICPKLKPPPILILEGARTFPAQSFPPDGTTFKQITLGEKLSKEIPPYSYWNMQFYQSEAAYVKFDYMIPRGASIGVYARRNALPTHTQYHFLEVLSGFKARTTRASHPSVKKEVTHYMEQGHWFLSLYNDDGDAQEISFIAMVADDMTHNCPNGCSGKGECLMGHCQCQPGFGGDDCSESVCPVLCSQRGEYINGECQCNPGWKGKECSLRHDECEVPDCNGHGHCVNGKCSCVRGYKGKFCEEVDCPHPTCSGHGFCIEGACVCKKGWKGLDCATMDKDALQCLPDCSGHGTFDVDTQTCTCHARWSGDDCSKEVCDLDCGPHGRCVGESCVCDPGWTGEYCTSKLCDSRCSDHGQCKNGTCLCVSGWNGRHCTLEGCPRGCAGHGQCRVANDGHWECKCFDGWDGPDCTTLKEQICDDSKDNDKDGLVDCEDPECCQSAACKGSQLCVSSPKPTDILLRKQPPAITASFFERMKFLIDEGSLQNYAKQETFNESRSAVIRGRVVTLLGSGLVGVRVSTSTPLEGFTLTREDGWFDLLVNGGGAVTLHFGRSPFKRSTQVVFVPWNEVVIIDEVMMTTSDEKGGVGPPQACLAHDYDAMKPVVLATWKHGFQGACPDKSAILAESQVVQESLQIPGTGLNLVYHSSRAAGYLSTIQLQLTPEKVPPTLALIHLRITIEGILFEKTFEADPVIKFTYPWNRLNVYRQRVYGVTTALVKVGYQYTDCKDIIWNVQTTKLSGHDMSISDVGGWNLDIHHRYNFHEGILQKGDGTNIYLKHKPRLIITTMGDGRQRALDCSNECSGSAVKQRLLAPVALVAAPDGSIFVGDFNLVRKINTDGTGRTIVKLNATRVSYRYHMALSPLDGTLYISDPESHQIIKVRNTDDYSDPERNWETVVGSGERCLPGDEAHCGDGALARDAKLAYPKGVAVSIDNVLYFADGTNIRMVDRDGIITTVIGNHMHRAHWKPIPCEGTLSVEEVHLRWPTELSINPLDNSLHIIDDHMILQMAPDGRVKVIAGRPLHCPSPLTGYDMELATYATLVMPQSVAFGAAGDLYVAESDSQRINRVRLITTDGKISLYAGAESKCNCLERGCDCFEADHFLASNSKFNTISAVTVSPDGIVHIADQANYRIRSVMASIPDASGAREYEIYAPDTQETYIFNRFGQHVMTKNILTGENNYVFTYTVNTSNGKLSTVTDAAGNKVFLLRDYSSLVNSIENTKGQKCRLKMSRMKMLQELRTPDNFNVTFDYHGTTGLLKAKYDSTGRSYIYKYDEFGRLTSAVTPTGRIINLTFDLSLKGATVLVSENNRKPVSILIKGSSVNTKVGEAEKKTIISTDGSISSSMPWGHVISTDTVPYTILSEIDPILGESYPVPAKQRTEVGGDLANRFEWRYFLRRLQSNKGKSSKAVAQIGRKLRVNGENLLTLEYDRDTSTVAVFMDDKVELLNVTYDRMARPVKWGPRSGIFAEVELDYDRFNRLTSWRWGDLNETYGYDRAGRLHEIRYGDGSSLAYSFRDMFTSLPLKVTTPRGSDYLLDYDDSGALQNLTTPRGHIHTFALMTSLGYFKYQYFSPMNRHPYEILYNDDGHILAKIFPHQSGKILYVYDSTGKLETILAGASAIRYVYHENTHLVKNVEITDPDYELRQDYKYHAGILKDEKMKFNSKSGLNNAHFKYQYDGNARLSTIDMNINSKEMPQLRLKYNQNLGILEGVSDLRIYRNTFNRSVMQDTSKQYFTITDYDDHGRIKTVLMNIKSFDVFRLELEYDVRNRIRSKKIMIGDTSSNERVSYNYDGHLMEVVGSEDDWKYVYDENGNIIGIIEHGEKRYLGYDIGDRVVQYGDIEFSSYDGRGFVIRRGEQKYRYNSRGQFVHAFERDKFQMWYYYDDRNRLVAWKDDKDNITQFFYTNPQSPNLITHMHYPKLEKTVRLLYDQRDFLTCIETEDQRFYVATDHNGSPLVVFDVNGEIIKEIKRSPFGKIVKDTNPGFYVPVDFQGGILDYNTNLVYLENRLYDPVVGQWMTPSWEHLATKLSLPTDIFIYRFRNNDPINRDQNVPYMTNLASWLRLYGYDLTKMMGAKYITDMIFQPKTSVTAPQLAPDFGVMSGLQCIIEKVNDKLSDIEFVPTPLLKMEPITRNLLPRVSYKRGVFGEGVLISRVDGKAFISVADGANSVVEDVITTVFNNSYFLDVHFSIHDQDVFYFVKDNSLKIRDDMEELRRLSGKFNVSQDETNDQGLEVRVHAVGKGSAQAVIVLRYGVDPAAERIKLLKHAHKRAAARAWEREKALVAAGWEGRGAWTEEEKEELISHGVVDGWAARDVHSVARFPQLADDPANVAFVRDARRKRRRSGRARHRS